A single Comamonas sp. NLF-1-9 DNA region contains:
- a CDS encoding glutathione S-transferase family protein, whose protein sequence is MITLYTAATPNGHKVSIALEELGLPYALKVLDLSQGEQKRPEFLAINPNGRIPAIVDHDAGDFAVFESGAILIYLAEKTGRLMPADAKGRSRVLQWLMFQMGGIGPMMGQANVFYRYFPTRIPAAIERYQAESRRLFEVLDTRLAHHEWLAGHYSIADIANWAWVRTHRWSGVSIDGLPHLKRWRDAIRARPAVQRGIERPPAKIDLSRDGEAGSREFSEQARSMLMMGRTSEESQQ, encoded by the coding sequence ATGATCACGCTCTACACCGCCGCCACGCCCAACGGCCACAAGGTTTCCATCGCGCTGGAAGAACTGGGCCTGCCCTATGCGCTCAAGGTCTTGGATCTGAGCCAGGGCGAACAAAAACGCCCCGAATTCCTTGCCATCAACCCCAACGGCCGCATTCCCGCCATCGTGGACCACGACGCGGGAGACTTCGCGGTGTTCGAGTCCGGCGCCATCCTGATCTACCTGGCCGAGAAGACCGGACGCCTCATGCCCGCGGACGCCAAGGGCCGCTCGCGCGTGCTGCAGTGGCTGATGTTCCAGATGGGCGGCATCGGCCCGATGATGGGTCAGGCCAACGTGTTCTATCGCTATTTCCCGACCCGGATACCGGCCGCCATCGAGCGCTACCAGGCCGAGAGCCGGCGCCTCTTCGAGGTGCTCGACACCCGCCTGGCTCACCATGAATGGCTGGCGGGCCATTACTCCATTGCCGACATCGCCAACTGGGCCTGGGTGCGCACGCACCGCTGGTCGGGCGTGTCGATCGACGGCCTGCCGCACCTCAAGCGCTGGCGCGATGCGATCCGCGCGCGGCCCGCCGTGCAGCGGGGCATCGAACGCCCGCCAGCAAAAATCGACCTGAGCCGCGATGGCGAGGCGGGCTCGCGCGAGTTTTCCGAACAGGCCCGCAGCATGCTGATGATGGGCCGCACCTCTGAGGAGAGCCAGCAATGA
- the panC gene encoding pantoate--beta-alanine ligase — MQVVHTISDLRAALRGRGRPAFVPTMGNLHDGHLALVRQARPLGEVLVASIFVNRLQFLPHEDFDSYPRTLQADCSRLEAESCDIVFAPGERDLYPEPQTFTVTPDPALANILEGQFRPGFFTGVCTVVMKLLWCVFAGSGGTAVFGRKDYQQQMVIRQMVRQFALPVEIVTADICRAADGLALSSRNAYLSAEERARAVELSRTLAWLAQTALQPGGELAALEAQAMQRLRDGGWQPDYLVVRQRSDLQPPGPETLRAGQLVALGAARLGQTRLIDNLEF; from the coding sequence ATGCAAGTCGTACACACCATTTCCGATCTGCGCGCCGCGCTGCGCGGGCGCGGGCGCCCCGCCTTCGTGCCCACCATGGGCAACCTGCACGACGGCCACCTGGCGCTGGTACGCCAGGCCCGGCCGCTGGGCGAGGTACTGGTTGCGAGCATCTTCGTCAACCGCCTGCAGTTTCTGCCCCACGAAGATTTTGATAGCTACCCGCGCACGCTGCAAGCCGATTGCAGCCGTCTTGAAGCTGAATCCTGCGACATCGTCTTTGCACCCGGCGAGCGCGATCTGTACCCCGAGCCGCAGACCTTTACGGTCACGCCGGATCCGGCGCTGGCCAACATCCTCGAAGGACAGTTTCGCCCCGGCTTCTTCACTGGCGTGTGCACCGTGGTCATGAAACTGCTGTGGTGCGTGTTCGCCGGCTCGGGCGGCACGGCCGTCTTCGGGCGCAAGGACTACCAGCAGCAAATGGTCATCCGTCAGATGGTGCGCCAGTTTGCGCTGCCGGTGGAAATCGTTACCGCCGACATCTGCCGCGCCGCCGATGGCCTGGCGCTGAGCTCGCGCAATGCCTATTTGAGCGCCGAAGAACGCGCCCGGGCGGTAGAGCTCTCGCGCACGCTCGCCTGGCTCGCACAGACTGCGCTGCAGCCTGGCGGCGAGCTCGCCGCCCTGGAGGCACAGGCCATGCAGCGCCTGCGCGATGGCGGCTGGCAGCCCGACTACCTCGTGGTGCGCCAGCGCAGCGACCTGCAGCCGCCTGGTCCCGAGACGCTGCGCGCCGGCCAGCTGGTGGCGCTGGGCGCGGCCCGCCTGGGCCAAACCCGCCTGATAGACAACCTGGAGTTCTGA
- a CDS encoding glutathione S-transferase family protein, which translates to MKLYTATRAPNPRRVLMFMAEKGISGIDLVTIDLNAGEHKAPAYQAKVPVSRVPALELDDGRVLSETRAICTYLEGLYPRNPLMGADFEERAFIEMHDRRVEWYWLLPIANCVRHTHPGLATLEKPQFPDFGQSQGQKVREGARWLDTALSAQDWIAGERFTIADITAFCALEFARLMKFHAGEEGYGALQAWRDRVAARESARAM; encoded by the coding sequence ATGAAACTCTATACCGCCACGCGCGCGCCCAACCCGCGGCGCGTGCTGATGTTCATGGCCGAAAAAGGCATTTCCGGCATCGACCTCGTCACCATCGACCTGAACGCGGGCGAACACAAGGCTCCCGCCTATCAGGCCAAGGTGCCGGTTTCAAGAGTGCCGGCGCTGGAGCTCGACGACGGCCGCGTCCTGAGCGAAACGCGCGCCATCTGCACCTATCTTGAAGGCTTGTACCCGCGAAACCCGCTCATGGGGGCGGATTTTGAAGAACGCGCCTTCATCGAGATGCACGACCGGCGGGTCGAGTGGTATTGGCTGCTGCCGATTGCCAACTGCGTGCGCCACACCCACCCTGGCCTCGCCACGCTGGAAAAACCGCAGTTTCCCGATTTCGGCCAGTCCCAGGGACAAAAAGTGCGCGAAGGCGCGCGCTGGCTGGACACCGCGCTGTCGGCGCAGGACTGGATTGCGGGCGAGCGCTTCACCATTGCCGACATCACCGCTTTTTGCGCGCTGGAGTTCGCCCGCCTGATGAAATTCCATGCGGGCGAAGAAGGCTACGGCGCACTGCAGGCCTGGCGCGATCGCGTGGCGGCACGCGAAAGCGCCCGGGCGATGTAG
- a CDS encoding propionyl-CoA synthetase, whose protein sequence is MDMAGSYEKTRAAALSDPAGFWAEAARGIDWIKPWDTVIDDTRKPFYRWFAGAELNTCYNCLDRHVEHGRADQLALVYDSPLAGAQRKFTYRELRDEVARCAGVLRGMGVQKGDRVVIYMPMVAEAAIAMLACARIGAVHSVVFGGFAAPELAKRVVDAKPKVMMSASCGLLPGKAVPYKPLLDEALEIAGVPDTPCLMLQRPELRCEMIAGRDVDWQEAMARAEPADCVPVAATDPLYVIYTSGTTGKPKGVVRDNGGHAVALRWSMEAVFGVQPGDVYWAGSDVGWVVGHSYIVYGPLLQGCTTIVYEGKPVGTPDAGAFWRVCAEHGVNVFFTAPTAFRAIKKEDPDGALVKRYDLSRFRTLFLAGERGDPDTIEWAQRILGVPAIDNWWQTELGWPAISNCMGIEVLPVHPGSPTKPVPGFDIRILDEEGNEKPAGEIGSLVIKLPMPPGTLYTLWNNEQGYEETYLSRYPGYYLSGDAGFIDEEGYGWVMSRIDDIINVAGHRLSTGQMEEILASHPDVAEAAVVGVADALKGQVPLGLVVLKSGVKHSNEEVCKDLVARVRSQLGAVADFKSVHVVARLPKTRSGKVLRVTIRTMADGGEVKIPATIEDDAVLPEIKAALAALGYPRAAA, encoded by the coding sequence ATGGATATGGCAGGCAGTTACGAGAAGACACGGGCGGCGGCGCTGTCCGACCCGGCCGGGTTCTGGGCCGAGGCGGCGCGCGGCATCGACTGGATCAAGCCCTGGGACACGGTGATCGACGACACGCGCAAACCCTTTTACCGCTGGTTTGCCGGTGCTGAACTCAACACCTGCTACAACTGCCTTGACCGCCATGTGGAGCATGGTCGCGCCGACCAGTTGGCGCTGGTGTACGACAGTCCGCTGGCCGGTGCGCAGCGCAAGTTCACCTACCGCGAGTTGCGCGACGAGGTTGCGCGTTGCGCCGGCGTGCTGCGCGGCATGGGCGTGCAAAAGGGCGACCGCGTGGTGATCTACATGCCCATGGTCGCCGAAGCCGCGATCGCCATGCTGGCTTGCGCCCGCATCGGTGCGGTGCACTCGGTGGTGTTTGGCGGCTTTGCCGCGCCCGAGCTGGCCAAGCGCGTGGTGGACGCCAAGCCCAAGGTGATGATGTCGGCTTCCTGCGGCCTGTTGCCGGGCAAGGCCGTGCCCTACAAGCCGCTGCTCGACGAGGCGCTGGAGATCGCCGGCGTACCCGACACGCCCTGCCTGATGCTGCAGCGCCCCGAGCTGCGCTGCGAGATGATCGCCGGGCGCGACGTGGACTGGCAGGAGGCCATGGCGCGCGCCGAGCCTGCGGACTGCGTGCCGGTGGCGGCAACCGATCCGCTCTACGTCATCTACACCTCGGGCACGACCGGCAAGCCCAAGGGCGTGGTGCGCGACAACGGCGGCCATGCGGTGGCGCTGCGCTGGTCCATGGAAGCGGTGTTTGGCGTCCAGCCCGGTGACGTGTATTGGGCCGGTTCGGACGTGGGATGGGTGGTCGGCCATTCCTACATCGTCTATGGGCCGCTGCTGCAGGGCTGCACCACCATCGTCTATGAAGGCAAACCCGTGGGCACGCCCGACGCCGGCGCTTTCTGGCGCGTCTGCGCCGAGCACGGCGTGAACGTGTTCTTCACCGCGCCGACGGCCTTTCGCGCGATCAAGAAGGAAGACCCCGATGGTGCGCTGGTCAAGCGCTACGACTTGTCGCGCTTTCGCACGCTGTTTCTTGCGGGCGAGCGCGGCGACCCCGACACCATCGAGTGGGCGCAGCGCATTCTGGGCGTGCCGGCGATAGACAATTGGTGGCAAACCGAGCTGGGGTGGCCGGCCATCAGCAACTGCATGGGCATCGAGGTGCTGCCGGTGCATCCGGGCTCGCCCACCAAGCCGGTGCCGGGCTTTGACATCCGCATCCTGGATGAAGAGGGCAATGAAAAGCCCGCGGGTGAAATCGGCAGCCTGGTGATCAAGCTGCCCATGCCGCCGGGCACGCTCTACACCCTCTGGAACAACGAACAGGGCTACGAGGAAACCTATCTGTCGCGCTACCCCGGCTATTACCTCTCGGGCGATGCCGGTTTCATCGACGAGGAAGGCTATGGCTGGGTGATGTCGCGCATCGACGACATCATCAACGTCGCCGGACACCGGCTCTCGACCGGGCAGATGGAGGAGATTCTCGCCTCGCACCCCGACGTGGCGGAGGCGGCGGTGGTGGGCGTCGCCGATGCGCTCAAGGGCCAGGTGCCGCTTGGCCTGGTGGTGCTCAAGTCGGGCGTCAAGCACAGCAACGAAGAGGTGTGCAAGGACCTGGTGGCGCGCGTGCGCTCGCAGCTCGGCGCGGTGGCCGACTTCAAGAGCGTGCACGTCGTGGCGCGTCTGCCCAAGACGCGCTCGGGCAAGGTCTTGCGCGTCACCATACGCACCATGGCCGATGGCGGGGAAGTGAAAATACCCGCGACCATCGAGGACGATGCGGTCCTGCCCGAGATCAAGGCGGCGCTGGCCGCGCTCGGCTACCCGCGCGCGGCTGCCTGA
- the panB gene encoding 3-methyl-2-oxobutanoate hydroxymethyltransferase: MNAPAPTPGTPYGTLPTAAPLPQRRPVSLPRMAQMREAGEKITMLTAYDATFAAVADAAGVECILVGDSLGMVCQGLSSTVGVTLETMCYHMASVSRGVRRVQGTAWLIGDLPFGSYGESPRQALHSATQLMQAGAHMVKLEGGGWTAPTVRYLVERGIPVCAHLGLTPQTVHALGGYRVQGRGDEAAATLRRHALELQDAGAEMIVLEMVPAQLAAQLTEELPRCHTIGIGAGKGTAGQVLVLHDMLGMNLGRMPRFVHNFMADAGSIKGAIEAYVHAVKQGSFPDDAVHAW; this comes from the coding sequence ATGAACGCTCCCGCGCCTACCCCAGGCACCCCTTACGGCACCCTGCCCACCGCCGCGCCGCTGCCCCAGCGCCGCCCCGTCAGCCTGCCGCGCATGGCGCAGATGCGTGAAGCGGGCGAGAAGATCACCATGCTCACGGCCTACGACGCCACCTTCGCGGCGGTGGCCGACGCGGCCGGCGTGGAATGCATACTCGTGGGCGATTCGCTGGGCATGGTCTGCCAGGGGCTGTCGAGCACCGTGGGCGTGACGCTGGAGACCATGTGCTACCACATGGCCAGCGTCTCGCGCGGCGTGCGCCGCGTGCAGGGCACCGCCTGGCTGATCGGCGACCTGCCCTTTGGCAGCTATGGCGAGTCGCCCCGGCAGGCGCTGCACAGCGCCACCCAGTTGATGCAGGCGGGGGCCCACATGGTCAAGCTCGAAGGCGGCGGCTGGACCGCGCCCACGGTGCGCTATCTTGTGGAGCGCGGCATACCTGTCTGCGCGCACCTGGGCCTGACGCCGCAGACCGTGCACGCGCTCGGCGGCTACCGGGTGCAGGGCCGCGGCGACGAGGCCGCAGCCACGCTGCGCCGCCACGCGCTGGAGCTGCAGGATGCGGGCGCGGAGATGATCGTGCTCGAGATGGTGCCGGCGCAGCTGGCTGCCCAATTGACCGAAGAGCTGCCGCGCTGCCACACCATAGGCATAGGAGCGGGCAAGGGCACCGCCGGCCAGGTACTGGTGCTGCACGACATGCTGGGCATGAACCTCGGACGGATGCCGCGCTTCGTGCACAACTTCATGGCCGACGCCGGCAGCATCAAGGGCGCGATCGAGGCCTACGTCCACGCCGTCAAGCAGGGCAGCTTCCCGGACGACGCGGTGCACGCCTGGTAG